In one window of Erythrolamprus reginae isolate rEryReg1 chromosome 1, rEryReg1.hap1, whole genome shotgun sequence DNA:
- the SUMO1 gene encoding small ubiquitin-related modifier 1 produces MSDQEAKPSAEDLGDKKEGEYIKLKVIGQDSSEIHFKVKMTTHLKKLKESYCQRQGVPMNSLRFLFEGQRITDNHTPKELGMEEEDVIEVYQEQTGGHSTI; encoded by the exons ATGTCTGATCAG GAAGCCAAACCTTCAGCAGAGGATTTGGGTGATAAAAAAGAAGGAGAATATATTAAACTTAAGGTCATAGGCCAG GACAGCAGTGAAATTCACTTCAAGGTGAAAATGACAACGCATCTAAAGAAACTTAAAGAATCATACTGTCAGAGACAG GGAGTCCCAATGAATTCACTCAGGTTCCTCTTTGAGGGTCAGAGAATTACTGATAATCATACTCCAAAAGAG CTTGGAATGGAAGAAGAAGATGTGATTGAGGTTTATCAGGAACAGACAGGAGGCCATTCAACAATTTAG